The sequence TTTTCCAAAGAACCCAATAAATTGCTACCATCTGACATCTGTGCCAACTGGAATGGGTATTAGCAACTAAGTTTTTATAATCTTTGTAATTAAGTTTTGTTACTGCTACCTGCATTTTCCCTACAATTAAATACTTCACATGAATGTTATACTGAATGTTGATCATGACACAACTGTTTAAATTCATACCTCAAAGCTGAAAATTACTAATACATACtgaggggggaaggagggaaaataaaaatttaccaTGTAATAAAGATGAGCTGCTGTTCTGGGGTCTGCAGGAGGATAAGGTGGCGGATATGGAGGCTGGTAAGCATCATAAGGATGTCTATAGTAGTAGTAAGGGTTCTGGGGTGGACCAAAGGCATCCTGAGGAGTCGGAGGCAGGGACGGACGCTGCAGGTCTTGTTGCACATTTGGCATGACTGACTGGCTGGTGGTGGTCGAAGGGGCTGTGGAAGGTGGAGCACTCGATGGCTGTCCAGACGCTGGTTGCCTATCGGGACTTGTCTCATCGTACCTTGCTGTCAGCTGTGCTGAACTCGCCTCCTGGAGACCCACAGGAAGAGGATGGTTACTCAGCACCTGGTTCTCACGCTGCTGTGATGCCTGCATGGCTTTAGTCCCTGTGGTCGTCAGGTAGTTTGAAGGAACTGAGGACTGCCCAGATGATGTTGGTTGCTGCATCTGAGCTGCTTGCATTTGTGGTTGAGGTGGCAATGCTCCCTGTACAGCTCTGTCTGATACAGCCTGATGCTGTACATCTTTTGTCACCTGTTGATAGAAATGTTGTTTGTCATGCATCTCAGGACCCACCTGGCCAGCACCACCAGCTGACTGTTGAGGATATAGCAGACCACCAGGAAGTGACTGGTTATGCACCTGCACAGAACTACTTGCACTGCTTTTCTCCAACGTCCGTGATACTGTGAAGTCAAGCGCTCCAGCAGCTTCTTCTTTGCTATTTGAATGACTTGCAGAATTATTAGCTTGTACTACAGAATTAACAGGGGGGACTAGTGCACTCGCACTTCCGCTGGGGAGATTCGTCCCAGGAGAAACAGATGAGGTAGCCCCTGGCTTGCTAACAAGTTCAGGAACAAAACCTTCCATATCAACATTCTTTTGCCCTTCTGGAGCCAAATTAAGCGGAGTTTTCATAAGCAAGTTTGCAGGCTGATTAGAAGCAGTATCAGAGGAATTAACAGGGCTTTgtaataaattatgttttaacaGATTAGCATTTGGAAGTGCATTAACTAACAGAGATCCAACTTGCATCACAGGTAATGGCATGTTTTCCCCAGAAATGATCCCACCAGCATGTGAAGTTTGGGAACCCATTGCAGgcttgtccccagccccagagtCCTTCATTGGCTGAttgttttcattgctgcttAGCTGATTAGatagagaaatagaaaaattaattggTTGAGCCAAGTTATAGCTTTGATTAGGCTGAGCAATCAGGATAGGCTGATTTTGCAAAGACTCTGTAGGTGGAGAAGACAACAAACTTGCATAACCAGAACTTGCCTGAGACTGAAGTGCCTCTTCTTCTCCCATTTTGGGAGGATTCTCAAGATTTTCAGAAGATATATTTCCATCTTCGGAAAGCTGCACAGCAAAAGTCCCTGGTTTACTTGGTTGCTGATTAGACAGGCCTTCTTCTGGTGGCTGAATGACTTCTACAGTTTGTTTGGCAGGTACATacactgcaggagcagcaggagctaGAAGAACATTTCCCCCAAAATTAGGTAACTCATTATGAGCCCACAAAGTTGTTGCTGGGCTATCACACTTCTTAACTGCTCCCTGAGCTCTTGTTGAGGACCTTCTCTCAGATATTGATTGTATGTTTTCCATAACAGGTCCACAGTGCAACATATGTCCAGCTTCACCAGTGACTGCAAGAGGCAATGGGTGTACCTGAGGCATGAAAATAGTTTCCAGATTATCAGGTGGCTGTTCAAGATTGCCCGGGgatgctgctggcacagctgtaTTCTTCTTGATATTCTTTTGGTTCGAGTGGTTCTCTCTTAATTCAACCACCATCTTTGCTTGGTCAATCTCTGCAGGTTTTATACCAACTCCATGGGACCTCACAGGTTCAAAAGAACTATTTGCACTTGTCTGGAATACTCCTGTAGGCTTAGGAGGACTTGGAGTTGGAGGCTGGGATAAATTACCATGGTAGTTCTTGCCCAGATTTAGCTCACTCGAATCGCCTCCCAAAGGAGAGGAGTCAATCTGTTtaaagaagagagcagaagatTCTTCATCAGGCTTCCCACTTTCTTGCTGAATAAAGGTACCGACTTGCTCTTGAGGTCTTGCTGAGCTAGAAGCACTCCTATGGCTAATGTTGCTATAGTTTGAAGATACACTATCTGGTCGGACAGGATGTGATAATGAATCAGGTGCCTCCAAATTTGGTCCTCCTTCAGCATGGCTCACAACAGCATTCTTTGGAAGCATCTGACCTGGGAAGGATCCGTATCTGTACGGCTCAGGACCAGCAGCAGGGGATGAAGCATTGATGTTCTGCGGTTCACTTGGCAGCACTTCTTGATTCTGAACACACTCCAGGTTCTCAACGTTTTCATACTGTGACCCACCATTCCCAGACACGTCACCTAGATGTGCCTTGTCATCACCAACAAACATAGAGTGCTTAGCGGCCTGTGTGTCCTGCTGACTTACAATTTTGGGGAAGTACTGGACATCCATTCCTTTTTGTACCATCTCGTTGGCTGAGCCTGTACCAATCTGTGCCTGAGAGAGAACATTAGTTGCAACCCACTGAGGATGCACTGGCTGGTGATACAAGGATGCCGAATTTGGCTGACAAGCATCAAATTCCGTTTTCTCaactatgtaatttttttcagacgaaagtatttcttcattttctgcctcATCCCCTTTGAAAAACATGGAGAGTGTTCCTGAATCTCGATCTGTGGGAACAGGTCTATTTGATGGTTCAGACATACCTGGAGACTGGTTTTGGGGGTTATTTTCCTGAGCCGTGGGAACGACAAAACCGGAGCCTTGCAATGGTGGCTGTGGGTAAAACTGTTCCTGGTATGGCTGATTTAACCAAGCGTTGGTCATTTCTGTATTCTGCCTAAAGACATTTCCAGGCTGGATGCTGTTCATGTGATGACTGCTACTTGCAGAGCcatttttcccattcttttcaCAACCAATGGATAAAGGTGTCTGCATGATATTTTGTGGAATACCTTGGTGTACAGGACCCTGCTGTAAATTTGTCTGTGGAGGAGGATGAGAAGCGCTAACAGAAGACTGAGAAACGTTATGAACGTCAATCTGAGAAGACTGCTCAGGATAGGGCACAAAATTTCGAACTGGAGACTGCAGGTTACCTTGAACAGGCCTCAATTGAGACACAggctgctgaggaggaggaggaggagggaagaacgCTGTTGCAGCGGGTCCTGAAGGAACATCATTTGGATCTCTACTAATATCTCGTCTACCTCCAGGTTTGTTTGACGTAGACATTCCAGGGTGCACACTGAAAGAATTTTCAACTGCTGCTCCTGTATTATAATGCAATGGTACTGCAGGCCCACGGAGTCCGAGATCTGCATTTGGATGCACTTCCATAGTACTACTTATAACATATCCTGGGGACGGTGAAGGGGTTGGAACATTAGAAAACGTACAGGTATTTATTCCTGGTTGAGATACAGGAGCTGATAAAGACGTATGCAGTCCATGGGGATTGTCCCCTGCATGTGACGGTGAAGTATGCATAACGGCTGGCTGCGGAAACGCCGCTGGGGAAGAACTTTGCATAACCAATGCATTGCCCTTGGATGGATTATCTAAAGGGGAACCCTGTGGAGTTTGTCTGCCAAACGCAAAAGGGTCTGTCACAGGCTGCACTGGAGCAGCTGTTGCATTTGCTCGTTTACTGAGCGAGCTGTTTCTCCAGTACATGTTCCGAGCAATGCCTGCAGGAGGTGGAGCCGCCGCTCCTGCTGGAACAGTCTGTGGGGGCTGCTGCATGATGGCCTTCTAGCAGGGTCAGATGCTAGGTGACAAACTAGTAGTGGATGCCGTAGACAGAGTCCTTCTTCCACCCTGTTAAGGCAAAAAAGATGACAAGTCAGTTTCCTTTCTCGCAATACATGCAGCGCttaagcaatttttattttagaaaaaaaattactccaaGAACTTGGAAGTGAAAAATATCTATTCTCCAGAACACATAAGAAATTTACACATAATATTGTATCTCTAAATCCCAGTCCAGTATTAATGAAGTTTAATACCGTGTGGTAACAATGCACATTTCTTAACAGCCGTATTAACAAATAGCTCAGTCCTGTACAAACGTTAAAATCTCACTGTTAAAGCACCAATTGTGTGATACTGTTACATTTCCACAAATCTGTTTTACAGACAAGACACAGCAGCAGTCAGCCTACAACAGAATCTTCAAGCACAATGCAAGCTCCATTTAATTAGAGATGAGAAATTATCCAACTCTAATTCTGTTAGAGACGATCTTCAGCTCTGTTGCCGTGTTGCTCAATGTGAGCAGATCTTTTTGCAGGTAAGATGAGAAGTAAACGTCTCAAGAAAGAATTCATCAGTTATTATTCCCCTCAACAGAACACaatccatttttgttttaataaagaaaacagtagtgttatttattttgagaaaggCAACTGGGTTTTTACCACAAATATTCTCTCTTCTAGGTGAATACTGCATAATAGTCAAACTGCATTTAAGAATATAAAAGATAATAAACTCCTCCCACCTGTCAATTAATCAATGTTCTCACTTTAACACTAGCAGGACTTTGGTACAGTATCAGAGTTATAGCTACATTTCAGGGTGGAAAGGACAGGCACAGAAGCattccagctctgccagcaagaACTCCAAACAATACCAGTTAGGAATTTGGTACACAGAAACTTCAGTAAATTAACTGGGAACACGTATTGTTCAATTTTATCACCCCTTAACAatctggggaggaggggagc is a genomic window of Nyctibius grandis isolate bNycGra1 chromosome 16, bNycGra1.pri, whole genome shotgun sequence containing:
- the SEC16A gene encoding protein transport protein Sec16A isoform X4, coding for MQQPPQTVPAGAAAPPPAGIARNMYWRNSSLSKRANATAAPVQPVTDPFAFGRQTPQGSPLDNPSKGNALVMQSSSPAAFPQPAVMHTSPSHAGDNPHGLHTSLSAPVSQPGINTCTFSNVPTPSPSPGYVISSTMEVHPNADLGLRGPAVPLHYNTGAAVENSFSVHPGMSTSNKPGGRRDISRDPNDVPSGPAATAFFPPPPPPQQPVSQLRPVQGNLQSPVRNFVPYPEQSSQIDVHNVSQSSVSASHPPPQTNLQQGPVHQGIPQNIMQTPLSIGCEKNGKNGSASSSHHMNSIQPGNVFRQNTEMTNAWLNQPYQEQFYPQPPLQGSGFVVPTAQENNPQNQSPGMSEPSNRPVPTDRDSGTLSMFFKGDEAENEEILSSEKNYIVEKTEFDACQPNSASLYHQPVHPQWVATNVLSQAQIGTGSANEMVQKGMDVQYFPKIVSQQDTQAAKHSMFVGDDKAHLGDVSGNGGSQYENVENLECVQNQEVLPSEPQNINASSPAAGPEPYRYGSFPGQMLPKNAVVSHAEGGPNLEAPDSLSHPVRPDSVSSNYSNISHRSASSSARPQEQVGTFIQQESGKPDEESSALFFKQIDSSPLGGDSSELNLGKNYHGNLSQPPTPSPPKPTGVFQTSANSSFEPVRSHGVGIKPAEIDQAKMVVELRENHSNQKNIKKNTAVPAASPGNLEQPPDNLETIFMPQVHPLPLAVTGEAGHMLHCGPVMENIQSISERRSSTRAQGAVKKCDSPATTLWAHNELPNFGGNVLLAPAAPAVYVPAKQTVEVIQPPEEGLSNQQPSKPGTFAVQLSEDGNISSENLENPPKMGEEEALQSQASSGYASLLSSPPTESLQNQPILIAQPNQSYNLAQPINFSISLSNQLSSNENNQPMKDSGAGDKPAMGSQTSHAGGIISGENMPLPVMQVGSLLVNALPNANLLKHNLLQSPVNSSDTASNQPANLLMKTPLNLAPEGQKNVDMEGFVPELVSKPGATSSVSPGTNLPSGSASALVPPVNSVVQANNSASHSNSKEEAAGALDFTVSRTLEKSSASSSVQVHNQSLPGGLLYPQQSAGGAGQVGPEMHDKQHFYQQVTKDVQHQAVSDRAVQGALPPQPQMQAAQMQQPTSSGQSSVPSNYLTTTGTKAMQASQQRENQVLSNHPLPVGLQEASSAQLTARYDETSPDRQPASGQPSSAPPSTAPSTTTSQSVMPNVQQDLQRPSLPPTPQDAFGPPQNPYYYYRHPYDAYQPPYPPPYPPADPRTAAHLYYMEDSYGQYDPRYRHYDSSSTAYMEPGSYRYSEPERPSSRASHCSDRPPSRQGYTEDYYTKSGWSDYYPGYYPNSYDYGDPSRWERYSSAYDPRYRDPRSYDQRYWYDAEHNPYQKREAYPYGNRHDRYEDNWRYDPRFTGSFDDESEPHRDPYGDEFDRRSVHSEHSGHSLRSSRSVHSHQSSFSSRSQQPFTDYGYPTEAGWSAVEQAPLRPSTPEKFSVPHICARFGPGGFLIKVLPNLPSEGQPALVEIHSMETMLQHSPEQEEMRAFPGPLAKDDTHKVDVINFAQNKATQCFKNENLIDKESAGLLWDFIVLLCRQNGTVVGTDLAELLLRDHKTVWLPGKSPNEANLIDFTNEALEQVEEESGEAQLSFLTDNLKTAIDSLEKETERFRELLLYGRKKDALESAMKHGLWGHALLLASKMDSRTHARVMTRFANSLPINDPLQTVYQLMSGRMPAASTCCGDEKWGDWRPHLAMVLSNLTNNVDLESRTIATMGDTLASKGLLDAAHFCYLMAQVGFGVYTRKTTKLVLIGSNHSLPFFKFATNEAIQRTEAYEYAQSLGTQPGCLPNFQVFKFIYACRLAEMGLAAQAFHYCEVISRTVLKDPHYYSPVLIGQLIQMSSQLRLFDPQIKEKPEQESFIEPPWLVRLRHVDGQIKEGAIAYNTDRSTPPPYACSTPSSELDRASQSDGAGVGRDMGPGTENALLASLLPNMTQQMQSVQLMPSVPQAVLDGSTAMIPPGDQEAVRSVPFYSVASQPVGPGPGFAPPAFSSPYGTEPSPLYLGSALPPGGPPQEIEPRSEEQTNLETGMQRIAPESPSQNSFPEQREEDFYGRMASMAPGRRSRSASQSSAHMGYERRSRTTSESSAHSVGRERANSAAKQPSPSPSIPVGKETKKDKKEPAPRKTGANWLRWLMGKGKNEAHLPDDKNKSIVWDEQKQRWVNLDEPEEESKPPPPPPTGFPKVPQTVAPGPGGPPSAPVNIFSRRAAGSRARYVDVLNPGGAKSSGALPAPSDLFAPLAPMPIPANVFVPNSVPGEPQPMEGSDAVEHTPAANQTNPGPAAAVEPEYLNPAILPPGSGLPVSNPDGSQSGEPATVPPSGGPSAGTVPFYNPSQFAQSPAATGSSRLGRIGQRKYPTLK
- the SEC16A gene encoding protein transport protein Sec16A isoform X3, with the translated sequence MQQPPQTVPAGAAAPPPAGIARNMYWRNSSLSKRANATAAPVQPVTDPFAFGRQTPQGSPLDNPSKGNALVMQSSSPAAFPQPAVMHTSPSHAGDNPHGLHTSLSAPVSQPGINTCTFSNVPTPSPSPGYVISSTMEVHPNADLGLRGPAVPLHYNTGAAVENSFSVHPGMSTSNKPGGRRDISRDPNDVPSGPAATAFFPPPPPPQQPVSQLRPVQGNLQSPVRNFVPYPEQSSQIDVHNVSQSSVSASHPPPQTNLQQGPVHQGIPQNIMQTPLSIGCEKNGKNGSASSSHHMNSIQPGNVFRQNTEMTNAWLNQPYQEQFYPQPPLQGSGFVVPTAQENNPQNQSPGMSEPSNRPVPTDRDSGTLSMFFKGDEAENEEILSSEKNYIVEKTEFDACQPNSASLYHQPVHPQWVATNVLSQAQIGTGSANEMVQKGMDVQYFPKIVSQQDTQAAKHSMFVGDDKAHLGDVSGNGGSQYENVENLECVQNQEVLPSEPQNINASSPAAGPEPYRYGSFPGQMLPKNAVVSHAEGGPNLEAPDSLSHPVRPDSVSSNYSNISHRSASSSARPQEQVGTFIQQESGKPDEESSALFFKQIDSSPLGGDSSELNLGKNYHGNLSQPPTPSPPKPTGVFQTSANSSFEPVRSHGVGIKPAEIDQAKMVVELRENHSNQKNIKKNTAVPAASPGNLEQPPDNLETIFMPQVHPLPLAVTGEAGHMLHCGPVMENIQSISERRSSTRAQGAVKKCDSPATTLWAHNELPNFGGNVLLAPAAPAVYVPAKQTVEVIQPPEEGLSNQQPSKPGTFAVQLSEDGNISSENLENPPKMGEEEALQSQASSGYASLLSSPPTESLQNQPILIAQPNQSYNLAQPINFSISLSNQLSSNENNQPMKDSGAGDKPAMGSQTSHAGGIISGENMPLPVMQVGSLLVNALPNANLLKHNLLQSPVNSSDTASNQPANLLMKTPLNLAPEGQKNVDMEGFVPELVSKPGATSSVSPGTNLPSGSASALVPPVNSVVQANNSASHSNSKEEAAGALDFTVSRTLEKSSASSSVQVHNQSLPGGLLYPQQSAGGAGQVGPEMHDKQHFYQQVTKDVQHQAVSDRAVQGALPPQPQMQAAQMQQPTSSGQSSVPSNYLTTTGTKAMQASQQRENQVLSNHPLPVGLQEASSAQLTARYDETSPDRQPASGQPSSAPPSTAPSTTTSQSVMPNVQQDLQRPSLPPTPQDAFGPPQNPYYYYRHPYDAYQPPYPPPYPPADPRTAAHLYYMEDSYGQYDPRYRHYDSSSTAYMEPGSYRYSEPERPSSRASHCSDRPPSRQGYTEDYYTKSGWSDYYPGYYPNSYDYGDPSRWERYSSAYDPRYRDPRSYDQRYWYDAEHNPYQKREAYPYGNRHDRYEDNWRYDPRFTGSFDDESEPHRDPYGDEFDRRSVHSEHSGHSLRSSRSVHSHQSSFSSRSQQAVSLHTDYPYGGYAANFDGQQPFTDYGYPTEAGWSAVEQAPLRPSTPEKFSVPHICARFGPGGFLIKVLPNLPSEGQPALVEIHSMETMLQHSPEQEEMRAFPGPLAKDDTHKVDVINFAQNKATQCFKNENLIDKESAGLLWDFIVLLCRQNGTVVGTDLAELLLRDHKTVWLPGKSPNEANLIDFTNEALEQVEEESGEAQLSFLTDNLKTAIDSLEKETERFRELLLYGRKKDALESAMKHGLWGHALLLASKMDSRTHARVMTRFANSLPINDPLQTVYQLMSGRMPAASTCCGDEKWGDWRPHLAMVLSNLTNNVDLESRTIATMGDTLASKGLLDAAHFCYLMAQVGFGVYTRKTTKLVLIGSNHSLPFFKFATNEAIQRTEAYEYAQSLGTQPGCLPNFQVFKFIYACRLAEMGLAAQAFHYCEVISRTVLKDPHYYSPVLIGQLIQMSSQLRLFDPQIKEKPEQESFIEPPWLVRLRHVDGQIKEGAIAYNTDRSTPPPYACSTPSSELDRASQSDGAGVGRDMGPGTENALLASLLPNMTQQMQSVQLMPSVPQAVLDGSTAMIPPGDQEAVRSVPFYSVASQPVGPGPGFAPPAFSSPYGTEPSPLYLGSALPPGGPPQEIEPRSEEQTNLETGMQRIAPESPSQNSFPEQREEDFYGRMASMAPGRRSRSASQSSAHMGYERRSRTTSESSAHSVGRERANSAAKQPSPSPSIPVGKETKKDKKEPAPRKTGANWLRWLMGKGKNEAHLPDDKNKSIVWDEQKQRWVNLDEPEEESKPPPPPPTGFPKVPQTVAPGPGGPPSAPVNIFSRRAAGSRARYVDVLNPGGAKSSGALPAPSDLFAPLAPMPIPANVFVPNSVPGEPQPMEGSDAVEHTPAANQTNPGPAAAVEPEYLNPAILPPGSGLPVSNPDGSQSGEPATVPPSGGPSAGTVPFYNPSQFAQSPAATGSSRLGRIGQRKYPTLK
- the SEC16A gene encoding protein transport protein Sec16A isoform X2, with the translated sequence MQQPPQTVPAGAAAPPPAGIARNMYWRNSSLSKRANATAAPVQPVTDPFAFGRQTPQGSPLDNPSKGNALVMQSSSPAAFPQPAVMHTSPSHAGDNPHGLHTSLSAPVSQPGINTCTFSNVPTPSPSPGYVISSTMEVHPNADLGLRGPAVPLHYNTGAAVENSFSVHPGMSTSNKPGGRRDISRDPNDVPSGPAATAFFPPPPPPQQPVSQLRPVQGNLQSPVRNFVPYPEQSSQIDVHNVSQSSVSASHPPPQTNLQQGPVHQGIPQNIMQTPLSIGCEKNGKNGSASSSHHMNSIQPGNVFRQNTEMTNAWLNQPYQEQFYPQPPLQGSGFVVPTAQENNPQNQSPGMSEPSNRPVPTDRDSGTLSMFFKGDEAENEEILSSEKNYIVEKTEFDACQPNSASLYHQPVHPQWVATNVLSQAQIGTGSANEMVQKGMDVQYFPKIVSQQDTQAAKHSMFVGDDKAHLGDVSGNGGSQYENVENLECVQNQEVLPSEPQNINASSPAAGPEPYRYGSFPGQMLPKNAVVSHAEGGPNLEAPDSLSHPVRPDSVSSNYSNISHRSASSSARPQEQVGTFIQQESGKPDEESSALFFKQIDSSPLGGDSSELNLGKNYHGNLSQPPTPSPPKPTGVFQTSANSSFEPVRSHGVGIKPAEIDQAKMVVELRENHSNQKNIKKNTAVPAASPGNLEQPPDNLETIFMPQVHPLPLAVTGEAGHMLHCGPVMENIQSISERRSSTRAQGAVKKCDSPATTLWAHNELPNFGGNVLLAPAAPAVYVPAKQTVEVIQPPEEGLSNQQPSKPGTFAVQLSEDGNISSENLENPPKMGEEEALQSQASSGYASLLSSPPTESLQNQPILIAQPNQSYNLAQPINFSISLSNQLSSNENNQPMKDSGAGDKPAMGSQTSHAGGIISGENMPLPVMQVGSLLVNALPNANLLKHNLLQSPVNSSDTASNQPANLLMKTPLNLAPEGQKNVDMEGFVPELVSKPGATSSVSPGTNLPSGSASALVPPVNSVVQANNSASHSNSKEEAAGALDFTVSRTLEKSSASSSVQVHNQSLPGGLLYPQQSAGGAGQVGPEMHDKQHFYQQVTKDVQHQAVSDRAVQGALPPQPQMQAAQMQQPTSSGQSSVPSNYLTTTGTKAMQASQQRENQVLSNHPLPVGLQEASSAQLTARYDETSPDRQPASGQPSSAPPSTAPSTTTSQSVMPNVQQDLQRPSLPPTPQDAFGPPQNPYYYYRHPYDAYQPPYPPPYPPADPRTAAHLYYMEDSYGQYDPRYRHYDSSSTAYMEPGSYRYSEPERPSSRASHCSDRPPSRQGYTEDYYTKSGWSDYYPGYYPNSYDYGDPSRWERYSSAYDPRYRDPRSYDQRYWYDAEHNPYQKREAYPYGNRHDRYEDNWRYDPRFTGSFDDESEPHRDPYGDEFDRRSVHSEHSGHSLRSSRSVHSHQSSFSSRSQQSQLYRSNHDLTANTYETTAQAVSLHTDYPYGGYAANFDGQQPFTDYGYPTEAGWSAVEQAPLRPSTPEKFSVPHICARFGPGGFLIKVLPNLPSEGQPALVEIHSMETMLQHSPEQEEMRAFPGPLAKDDTHKVDVINFAQNKATQCFKNENLIDKESAGLLWDFIVLLCRQNGTVVGTDLAELLLRDHKTVWLPGKSPNEANLIDFTNEALEQVEEESGEAQLSFLTDNLKTAIDSLEKETERFRELLLYGRKKDALESAMKHGLWGHALLLASKMDSRTHARVMTRFANSLPINDPLQTVYQLMSGRMPAASTCCGDEKWGDWRPHLAMVLSNLTNNVDLESRTIATMGDTLASKGLLDAAHFCYLMAQVGFGVYTRKTTKLVLIGSNHSLPFFKFATNEAIQRTEAYEYAQSLGTQPGCLPNFQVFKFIYACRLAEMGLAAQAFHYCEVISRTVLKDPHYYSPVLIGQLIQMSSQLRLFDPQIKEKPEQESFIEPPWLVRLRHVDGQIKEGAIAYNTDRSTPPPYACSTPSSELDRASQSDGAGVGRDMGPGTENALLASLLPNMTQQMQSVQLMPSVPQAVLDGSTAMIPPGDQEAVRSVPFYSVASQPVGPGPGFAPPAFSSPYGTEPSPLYLGSALPPGGPPQEIEPRSEEQTNLETGMQRIAPESPSQNSFPEQREEDFYGRMASMGYERRSRTTSESSAHSVGRERANSAAKQPSPSPSIPVGKETKKDKKEPAPRKTGANWLRWLMGKGKNEAHLPDDKNKSIVWDEQKQRWVNLDEPEEESKPPPPPPTGFPKVPQTVAPGPGGPPSAPVNIFSRRAAGSRARYVDVLNPGGAKSSGALPAPSDLFAPLAPMPIPANVFVPNSVPGEPQPMEGSDAVEHTPAANQTNPGPAAAVEPEYLNPAILPPGSGLPVSNPDGSQSGEPATVPPSGGPSAGTVPFYNPSQFAQSPAATGSSRLGRIGQRKYPTLK
- the SEC16A gene encoding protein transport protein Sec16A isoform X1, which translates into the protein MQQPPQTVPAGAAAPPPAGIARNMYWRNSSLSKRANATAAPVQPVTDPFAFGRQTPQGSPLDNPSKGNALVMQSSSPAAFPQPAVMHTSPSHAGDNPHGLHTSLSAPVSQPGINTCTFSNVPTPSPSPGYVISSTMEVHPNADLGLRGPAVPLHYNTGAAVENSFSVHPGMSTSNKPGGRRDISRDPNDVPSGPAATAFFPPPPPPQQPVSQLRPVQGNLQSPVRNFVPYPEQSSQIDVHNVSQSSVSASHPPPQTNLQQGPVHQGIPQNIMQTPLSIGCEKNGKNGSASSSHHMNSIQPGNVFRQNTEMTNAWLNQPYQEQFYPQPPLQGSGFVVPTAQENNPQNQSPGMSEPSNRPVPTDRDSGTLSMFFKGDEAENEEILSSEKNYIVEKTEFDACQPNSASLYHQPVHPQWVATNVLSQAQIGTGSANEMVQKGMDVQYFPKIVSQQDTQAAKHSMFVGDDKAHLGDVSGNGGSQYENVENLECVQNQEVLPSEPQNINASSPAAGPEPYRYGSFPGQMLPKNAVVSHAEGGPNLEAPDSLSHPVRPDSVSSNYSNISHRSASSSARPQEQVGTFIQQESGKPDEESSALFFKQIDSSPLGGDSSELNLGKNYHGNLSQPPTPSPPKPTGVFQTSANSSFEPVRSHGVGIKPAEIDQAKMVVELRENHSNQKNIKKNTAVPAASPGNLEQPPDNLETIFMPQVHPLPLAVTGEAGHMLHCGPVMENIQSISERRSSTRAQGAVKKCDSPATTLWAHNELPNFGGNVLLAPAAPAVYVPAKQTVEVIQPPEEGLSNQQPSKPGTFAVQLSEDGNISSENLENPPKMGEEEALQSQASSGYASLLSSPPTESLQNQPILIAQPNQSYNLAQPINFSISLSNQLSSNENNQPMKDSGAGDKPAMGSQTSHAGGIISGENMPLPVMQVGSLLVNALPNANLLKHNLLQSPVNSSDTASNQPANLLMKTPLNLAPEGQKNVDMEGFVPELVSKPGATSSVSPGTNLPSGSASALVPPVNSVVQANNSASHSNSKEEAAGALDFTVSRTLEKSSASSSVQVHNQSLPGGLLYPQQSAGGAGQVGPEMHDKQHFYQQVTKDVQHQAVSDRAVQGALPPQPQMQAAQMQQPTSSGQSSVPSNYLTTTGTKAMQASQQRENQVLSNHPLPVGLQEASSAQLTARYDETSPDRQPASGQPSSAPPSTAPSTTTSQSVMPNVQQDLQRPSLPPTPQDAFGPPQNPYYYYRHPYDAYQPPYPPPYPPADPRTAAHLYYMEDSYGQYDPRYRHYDSSSTAYMEPGSYRYSEPERPSSRASHCSDRPPSRQGYTEDYYTKSGWSDYYPGYYPNSYDYGDPSRWERYSSAYDPRYRDPRSYDQRYWYDAEHNPYQKREAYPYGNRHDRYEDNWRYDPRFTGSFDDESEPHRDPYGDEFDRRSVHSEHSGHSLRSSRSVHSHQSSFSSRSQQSQLYRSNHDLTANTYETTAQAVSLHTDYPYGGYAANFDGQQPFTDYGYPTEAGWSAVEQAPLRPSTPEKFSVPHICARFGPGGFLIKVLPNLPSEGQPALVEIHSMETMLQHSPEQEEMRAFPGPLAKDDTHKVDVINFAQNKATQCFKNENLIDKESAGLLWDFIVLLCRQNGTVVGTDLAELLLRDHKTVWLPGKSPNEANLIDFTNEALEQVEEESGEAQLSFLTDNLKTAIDSLEKETERFRELLLYGRKKDALESAMKHGLWGHALLLASKMDSRTHARVMTRFANSLPINDPLQTVYQLMSGRMPAASTCCGDEKWGDWRPHLAMVLSNLTNNVDLESRTIATMGDTLASKGLLDAAHFCYLMAQVGFGVYTRKTTKLVLIGSNHSLPFFKFATNEAIQRTEAYEYAQSLGTQPGCLPNFQVFKFIYACRLAEMGLAAQAFHYCEVISRTVLKDPHYYSPVLIGQLIQMSSQLRLFDPQIKEKPEQESFIEPPWLVRLRHVDGQIKEGAIAYNTDRSTPPPYACSTPSSELDRASQSDGAGVGRDMGPGTENALLASLLPNMTQQMQSVQLMPSVPQAVLDGSTAMIPPGDQEAVRSVPFYSVASQPVGPGPGFAPPAFSSPYGTEPSPLYLGSALPPGGPPQEIEPRSEEQTNLETGMQRIAPESPSQNSFPEQREEDFYGRMASMAPGRRSRSASQSSAHMGYERRSRTTSESSAHSVGRERANSAAKQPSPSPSIPVGKETKKDKKEPAPRKTGANWLRWLMGKGKNEAHLPDDKNKSIVWDEQKQRWVNLDEPEEESKPPPPPPTGFPKVPQTVAPGPGGPPSAPVNIFSRRAAGSRARYVDVLNPGGAKSSGALPAPSDLFAPLAPMPIPANVFVPNSVPGEPQPMEGSDAVEHTPAANQTNPGPAAAVEPEYLNPAILPPGSGLPVSNPDGSQSGEPATVPPSGGPSAGTVPFYNPSQFAQSPAATGSSRLGRIGQRKYPTLK